CTCCCCCGGCTTCAGCGCCAGCATGTCGAGCGCGCGGGCGCGCACGCGCATCTCGGCCGCCGAGCCGCCGAGCTGATCGAGCTTCGCCGCGGCCTCCGCGACGCGCTCCGCGCCCTCGACCCGCGACCAGTTGTCGGTGCGCTCGCCGCCCGCCTCGCCAACCACGCAGAGCCTCCCGCCGACCGCGCATTTCCCGCAAATTTCGAGGTGCAGGTTTATGCCGCGACAGCCGATTTGATCGTATGGCAAACTATAGCAAATGGCAGGGAGACGGCGATGATTGTTGTCACAGGCGGCAGCGGCAAGCTCGGGCGCGTGTGCGTCCGCGACCTCATGGACCACGGCTACGAGGTCACCAACATCGACATGGTGCCGCCGCGCGACGCCGGCGTGCGCTTCTCGCGCGCCGACATCACCGACTTCGGCCAGGCGATGGCGGCGCTGTCGATGATCGACGAGCGCGTCGCCAAAGTCACCGGCGTCGTCCACCTCGCGGCGATCCCGGCGCCGGGCCTCGCGCCCAACCACACCACCTTCGGGGTCAACACGCTCTCGACCTACAACATCTTCGAGGCCGCCCGGCAGCTCGGGATCAGGAACGTCGTCTGGGCCTCGAGCGAGACGGTCTACGGCATCCCCTACCCCAAGGGTCCGGCCTACGCGCCGGTCGACGAGGAGATCCAGCATCCCGAGACGGCGTACTCGCTGTCGAAGGCGATCGGCGAGGAGATGGCGAAGCAGTTCTGCCGCTGGGACCCGCGCCTGAAGATCGTTGGCCTGCGCTTCTCCAACGTCATGGAGCCGCACGACTACGAAAATTTCCCCGGCTTCAACAAGAGCGCGCGGCTGCGCCACTGGAACCTGTGGACCTACATCGACGCCCGCGACGGCGCGCAGGCGATCCGCCTCGCCCTGCAGGCGAAGCTCGCCGGCGCCCACGTCTTCGGCATCGCCAACGCGGACTCGGTGATGACGCGAGCGAACGAGTCGCTGCTCGACGAAGTCTTCCCAAACACGACGCGCAAACGGCCACTGAAGCCGAACGAGTCGCTGATCTCGATCGCGAAGGCTGAGAAGGTGCTGGGCTACAAGCCGCAGTTCGCCTGGCGGAAGCAGGTGGCGAAGGCGAAGTCAAAGCCGAAGGCAACCGCCAAGCCGAAGAGATAGAACCCACTCTCCGCTTTCCCCGACAACGCGTTCCCCACCCGCCTCGCTTGCGCTCGGCACCCTCCCCGCAAGGGGGAGGGAGGATTCCGCTGCTGCAGCGAGTCTCCCGCCCCCTTGCGGGGAGGGGGAACCATCGCGAAGCGATGGCGGGTGGGGCCCAGCCTATCGGCTGGCGGCGCTAAGCCTCCGGCACGGCCTGCCCGGCGCCGCCTTCCCGCGCCGGGTCGCCGCCATACCGCTCCGTCTTGATCGCGGGAAACGGCACGTCCATGTCGAGCAGCAGGCGGCTCGCGACGTCTACGAACGCGTTGGCGCCGCAGACATAGGCCCGCCGCGGCATGCCGCCGAGTTTCTCGAACACGTCCGCCACCAGCCTGTCGTCGATGCGGCCGGTGCGCACGCGCGGATCGTTCGGCGTCTCGCGCGTCACCGTCACGAAGATGCTGACGTTCGGATCCTGCTCCACCCGCGCGAAAATCTCCTCGCGGAAAATGATGTCGGTGTATCGCCGCACCGAATAGAGCAGCACCGTCTTCACCTCCGGCGCGACGTTCATCCGGTGGCGGAGAATCGACATCATCGGCACCACACCGGAACCGCCGCCGACCAGCAGCAGCGGGCCGCCGTCTTTCTTCTGCCAGGTGAAGTGTCCGCCGATCGGCCCGCGCAGTTCCACCGTGTCGCCGGTCTGCACGATGTCGTGGAAGAAAGGCGAAACCTCGCCGGTGTCGAGCTTCTCGATCACCAGCTCGACCTCCGGCGATTCCGGCGCCGAGCCGATCGAGTAGCTGCGCTGCGCCTGATAGCCGTCCGGCGCCGTCAGCCGCACGTCGACGTGCTGCCCGGCCAGGAAGCCCGGCCAGTTTTTCGGCGCCAGGAAATAGCTCTTCACCGTCGCCGTTTCATCGACGATCCGGCTGACGGTAGCTTCCTGCCAGATGAGCCGCTCGGGCTGGACTACATTCACTTACGGATCACCGGTGAAGCGCTGCTCTTTCCACGGGTCGCCGTAGATGTGATAGCCGCGAAGCTCCCAGAACCCAGCCTCGTCGATGTCGGTGAATTGCAGTCCGTTCACCCACTTAGCCGACTTCCAGAAATAGAGATGCGGCACGAACAGCCGTGCCGGCCCGCCATGATCTGGCGCGATCGGCGCGCCTTCATACGAGGTCGCCACCATCGCCTGCTCGCCGGTCAGGTCCTTGTAGGGAACGTTGGTCGTGTAGCCGTCGAAGGAATGCGCCAGCGTGTATTGCGTCGGCGGCTCGAGGCCCGCGTCGTCGAGTATGTCCTCGATCGTCACGCCCGCCCAGTTGGTGTCGAACTTGCTCCACTTGGTGACGCAGTGGATGTCCTTGTGCATCTTGATCTGCGGCAGCGCGTTGAACTCGGTCCAGTTCCACGTCTTGATCGGCTTCGGCCCGACCTTCAGCGTGAACTTCCAGTCCTCATGCGTGACACGCGGCGTCGGCCCGGCGGAGAGCACGGGGAAGCCCTCCTCCTTGTACTGCCCCGGCGGCAGACGCACGGCATCCTCGGCCGAGGGCCGGCGCCCGAAAAATCCACGCGTCGCCATGTGTCGCGCCTCCTCTAAGGACCGGCTGCTTCGTTGGTCATGACTGAACCCGCCCCCTCGTGCCGTCAAGACATAGGGCGCGGCCGGCGGTGAGGCCACTACTGGCGCGTGCGCAGCAGGAAAGTGCGCCGCGACCAGCCGTAGAGTTGCTCCTCGCGCACGAACGTGAACAGGCCCGAGGCGACAACCAGCGCGATGCCGACGAACGCGATCGGGTCGGGGAAATTGTGGAAGAACAGAGCGCCGTAGAGGATCGCCCACAGCATCTGGCTGTACTGCGCCGGCGCCACGCGGTTGCTCGGCGCGTAGCGCGTCGCGGTCAGCATCGCGATCTGTCCGATGCCGCCGAGGAAGCCGCCGAGCGTGAAGATCGCGACCTCATGCCACCCCGGAACACGGAAGTTGAAGATCATCAGCGCGCCGTCGGCGATCAGCGCCATGACGTAGAGCGAGGCGAGCATCGTGATCCGCTTCTCGCTCCGCCCGATCATGCGGAGCGTGATCAGCGACACCGCGCCGAGCGCCGCGCCGACGATGGCCGTCAGGTGCCCGAGATGCAGTTCGCGGAAGCCCGGCCGCACCACCAGCAGTACGCCGCCAAAGCCGACGATGACCGCCAGCCAGCGTCGCCAGCCGACCTCCTCGCCGAGGATCGGAATCGAAAAGATCGTCACGAACGCCGGCATGAGGAACAGCAGCGAATACGCCTCCGGCAATGGCAGCGTCGTGAACGAATAGACCGCGAAGAAACTGCCGACGATGCCCGACGCATTGCGGATGAGCACCAGCCGCGGATTGTTGATCCGCCACATGTCGGGCCACGCCTCGTCCTTCGGCTTGGCGAACGCGAAGGTGGAGAACGAGGCGAGCGTCAGGAAGAACAGAATCTCGAACACCGACAGCGTCCCGCCGAGCGCCTTGGTGGAGGCGTCGCTGGCCGAGAAAAGGCCATACGCAAGGAAGCCGGCGGCAACGCCTTTGAGCATCGGAGGAAAGCGAACCGAGCAGGAGGGAAGCGGACGATAGCCCGGATCGCGCCGCCGTAGGTGACAGAACGGCAACGGTAGCCGACGCGGCGCGGTTTGAGCGGCCGGACTCCGCTTGAGCCCTCCCCCTGCGGGAGGGCCAAACCGCCGAAGGCGGTTTGGGGAGGGGTGTCGCTCCGGCGACGGGGAGGCCGCGCGTTCCGCTATCGCGGAGGCATACCCCTCCCCAAAATCGCTGCGCGTTTTGACCATCCCGCAAGGGGAGGGTTCGCAAGCGTCGGCGACGCCAAGGCTTAAGGCAGCCGCCGCAACCGCTCCGTCAATAACGCGTAGAACCCATCGGCATCGCCGTCGCGGAGATAGTGCACATTGCGCGGCCGGTCGGTGATCTGCCACCAGTCGGTCACCGTCATGCCGAGCGTCAGCAGACTGCTGGTCTCTATTGAAACGTTGACCGTTTTGCCGGCGAACAGATCGGGCTTGAGCAGATAGGCAATGACGGTCGGGTCATGCAGCGGCGCGCCGATCGATCCGTATTTCGTACGATCGAAGCGCTCGAAGAAGGACAGGAGGCCCGCAACGATCGGCCCGGTTCTGTTGCCGAGTTTCGCGAACGCATCGATGCGCTCGGGCGTCGTCAGCAGCCGGTGGGTCAGATCGAGCGGCGACATCACGATCGGGATTCCGCTTTTCATCACCACGTCGGCCGCTTCCGGATCGACGAAGATGTTGAACTCAGCGGCCGGCGTGATGTTGCCGACCTCGAAGTAGGCGCCGCCCATCATCACGATTTCGCGGATGTGCCGGGCGATGTCCGGCGCCTTCACCAGCGCCATGCCGATGTCGGTGAGCGGGCCGAGGGCGCACAGCGTGACCGAGCCCGCTTCGGCCGCGCGCAACGTATCGATGATGAAATCGACCCCGTGCTTCGGCTGCAGCGCCACCGTCGGCTCGGGCAGCTCGGCGCCGTCGAGACCGGTCCGCCCATGCACATGCTCGGCCGTGCGCAGCGCCCGCATCATCGGCCGCATGCAGCCGGCGTAGACCGGCACCTCCGGCCGCCCCGCCAGCTCCACCATGCGTCGCGCGTTCCGCTCGCTGTGCGCCAGCGGCACGTTGCCCGCGACGGCGACGATGCCCAGCACCTCGAGTTCGTCCGGCGATGCCAGCGCCAGCAGGATCGCGACGGCGTCGTCCTGCCCGAGATCGCTGTCGATGATGATCCGGCGTCTCACGTGTGGCCGAGCACCGCGTGCGGCAGGTACGGCTCGGCCAGCGCCTTCAGTTCGTCGGCCTCGAGCTTGATGTCGAGCGCCGCCACCGCATCGTCGAGATGCGCGGCCTTGCTCGCCCCGATGATCGGCGCCGTGACGCCGGGCTGCGCCAGCAGCCAGGCTAGCGCCACCTGCGCATTGGGCACGCCGCGCTTCTTCGCGACCTCGGTGACCTTGTCGATGACGTCGGCATCGCCGCCGTCGCGCTTGTAGAGGCTATGCCCGAATTCGTCGGTCTTGGCGCGCAGCGTCGCGTCGCTCTCGGCCCGCGGTCGCGTCAGCAGGCCGCGCGCCAGCGGGCTCCACGGGATGACGCCGATCCCCTCCTTGCGGCAGAGCGGCAGCATCTCGCGCTCTTCCTCGCGATAGATGAGGTTGTAGTGGTTTTGCATCGTCACGAAGCGCGACAGCCCCTCGCGCTCGGCGAGCGCCAGATACTGCGCGAACTGCCACGCGTACATCGACGAGGCGCCGATGTAGAGCGCCTTGCCCGCCTTCACGACGTCGGTCAGCGCCTCGAGCGTCTCCTCCATCGGCGTCGCCGGGTCGAAGCGGTGGATCTGGTAGAGATCGACGTAGTCCATGCCGAGGCGCGACAGCGAAGCGTCGATCGCCTGCAGGATGTGCTTGCGCGACAGGCCGCGCATGTTGCCGCCGTTGCCCATGGCGCCGTTGACCTTGGTCGCGACGACGATTTCTTCACGCGGCGGCGCGAAGTCCTTCAGCGCCCGCCCGGTGATCTCCTCGCTGACGCCGGTCGAATAGACGTCGGCGGTGTCGAAGAAGGTGAAGCCGAGATCGACTGCCTTCTTGATCAGCGGCCGGGCGTCCGCCTCCTCCATCATCCACTCGCGCGACGTTTTGGACCCGTACGTCATCATGCCGAGGCAGATGCGCGAAACGGTCGTGCCGGTGGTACCCAGTCGTGTGTACTGCATGGGGCGGTCCTCGTCGGGGAATGAAGATGCGGCCGGGAGGGCGGCCGCCTGACGAGGGTTATAGGCCCCGCGGCGCTAGCCGACGAGGGCCTGCGCGTCGCCGGTGGCCGAGGCGATACGCCGCTCCGGCGCCCAGCCCGGCCGCGGCCCGAACACCTGCGCCCGCTCCGCCTGCCCCGAAACGAAGAACGGGTAGCGGCTGTTGATGATCGGCCGCGACGCGTTGACGTCGAGCATCATGAGGCCGAGCGGCTTGACCAGCAGGGGATACTCGCGCGGCTCGCAGACGGAGACGTGGCCGAACACCTTCTTGTAGAAGGCGCGGTGCTCCTGGCGCACCGTCGCCAGCACGATGTCGGCCTCGAAGTATTCCGCCGCCATGTGGCCGATGCGGACGGTGACGTAGGGAAGCTCCGGATTGCGCCCGGCCATCGCCGGATCGACCACGAACCGGGTCGGATCGACGATCACCTTGCCGGCTTCCAGTTCCGGCTTGACGAAATCGCCGAACACGTCGGCCGCGACCATGTCTGGATAGTCCGGGCTGCCGACATGGATGCGGATCGACGAGCACAGGCGCCCGTCGAGATAGATGCCGATCAGCCAGGCATTATCGAGATCGTCGTACCGATCGGACAGGCGGCGGCCGAAGCTCGGCTGGATCGCGCCCTCCTTGAGGTAGGCGTCGTAACGCAGCCGGAAAATCGCTTCGCGGGCCTCGTCCGTCTCGGCGCGCCGGTATTCCACCCGCTTGAGAAACGACTGAATGCGTTCCGCAAGACTGAGCGGCGAAGCGACCGCAGGCGCAGCCATGACACACTCCTCGAACGCGACACAGGTGCCGCCGACCCGAGGAACATGATTAACGAATCGTTAAGCGAAGTAAAGAATTAGTGTTAACTTTCTACGCATGGCTGCTCCGCAAATAACGCAAAATGCGCTGTCTGCGTGGCAAAGTTGTTCCGGTGTGACCGAAGGATGACAGTCGTGCCAATACGGCACAGCGCCAGCATCGCAAGGTGTGCGGGCTACGATGTCAGGGGAATGCCGGTAATTACCTCGGGCCGAACGCCGCGCGTTTCCGCGGCGCAAGCATCGGCAGGTCTAGGCGACCCGCTCCAGCATCTGCGGGATGGTGCTGTCGAGCAGCAGCCGCACTTCCTTGGCCGGCAGCGCCGGCGCAAACAGCCAGCCCTGCGCCTCGGTGACGCTTTCCTCGGCCGCGATCAGGGCAAGTTGCTCTGCCGTCTCAATGCCTTCGACCGTAACGGCGAGGCCCAGTTCGGCCGACAGCTTGGCGATACCGCGCAGCAGTACGAGGGCCCGGTCGCCGGTCTCGAGCCCCTCGAGGAACGAGCGGTCGATCTTGACCTTGTTGAGCGGCAGGCTCTGCAGGTAGCTCAGGCTCGAATAGCCCGTGCCGAAATCGTCCAGCGAGATGCGCACGCCGAAGTCGCGCAGCTCGTGCAGGATGGCGCGCGTCGCCTTGGTGTCCTGGAACAGGACGGATTCGGTGATCTCGATCTCCAGCCGGCTCGGGTCGAGGTTGGTCTCGGCCAGGGCCTCCTGGATCGTCTTCACGACATTGCCGCGGCGGAACTGGTTGGCCGACAGGTTGACCGCGACGCGTACGTCAGCCGGCCAGGTCGCGCACGTCTTGCAGGCTTCGGTCAGCACCCACTTCCCGAGGTCTACGATCAGGCCCATCTCCTCGGCGACCGGAATGAACTCGGCCGGCGAGATCATGCCGCGCAGCGGATGCGGCCAGCGCACCAGCGCCTCGCACGTCGAGATGCGCTTGGTCTTCAGGTCGAACAGCGGCTGGTAGAACACCTGGAAGGAGCTGTTGGCGAGCGCATTGCGCAGGTCGAGCTCCAGCGTGCGGCGCGCATGCGCGCGGATATCCATCTCCGGCTCGAAGAAGCGGAAGGTGCCGCGCTGGTCGGCCTTCGCCCAATAGAGCGCCATGTCGGCGATCTTGAGCAGGTGGTCCGGCCCGGTGGCGTCGCGCGGCGACAGCGCAATGCCTACCGACGCGCCGATCACGACCTGGTGGCCATCGACTTCGTACGTGTCGCTGAGCGCCGAGACGATGCGGCGGGCGAGATGGGCGGCGTCCTCGGCGCCGGCGATCGGCGACTGCACGACCACGAATTCGTCGCCGCCGAAGCGCGCGACGATGTCGGAGGCGCGGACGAGATGCCGCAGGCGATCGGCGACCGCACGCAGCAGCACGTCGCCGCGCGGATGGCCGAGGGTGTCGTTCACCTGCTTGAACTGGTCGAGGTCGACGAACATGACCGCGACCGGGTTGGAGCCGGCGGCGGCCAGCGTCTTGTCCATCTGCTCGCGCAGGAACATGCGGTTCGGCAGGCCGGTCAGCGAATCGTAGCGGGCGAGATGGCTGATGCGCATCTCGGCCGACTTGCGCTCGGTAATGTCCTCGATCAGCACGACCGAGCCGCCGTTCGCCATCTGCTGGAAGGTCAGGCTGAGCGTGCGCCCGTCCTGCTTCTGGATGGTGAAGCCGGTGTTCTGGATGCCGCGCAGCCGCGCCTCGATGTCGGTCGCCAGCCGGTCGAGCTCGGAGCGCAGGATCGTGCCGGCCTCGACGCAGTCGAGCACCAGCTCGCGCACCGTCTGGCCCTTGCGGTCGCCGCGCGCGGCAAGGCCGAGGATCTCGCCCAGCCGCTTGTTGGTCACCACCACGCGCCGGTCGGCGTCGAACATGCAAAGGCCGTGCGGCATGTTGTTGAGCGCGGTGTCGAAGCGCGCCGCCAGCACCGCGACGTCGCGCGCCGCGATGACGGCGTCGAGCAGCGTGCGCCGCAGCCGGTCCGAGATGAACTTGAAGCTGATGAAGAACGCCGCGATCAGCACCGCGCTCGCCGTGTAGTAAAGATCGAACGGCAGCAGCAGCGCGACGACGACCGGAATGCCGTCGACCAGGATCAGCACCGCGACCAGCCGCGCGCTGCCGAAGTTGCGGCCCGAGATGCCGATCATGTACGCGATCGTCCCCGAGATGCTCATCATGTACAGGAACGGATCGTTGGTCGTCGCGAAGACGACCAGGCACCAGACGCCGAGCATGCCCATGAAGGTCGCGGCGCCGGTGACGTAGCGCAGCTCCCAGTGCCGCGCGACTTCCATGCGCGTCATCTGAGGACGCTGGTGCGCGTAGATCGACATGTCGATGGCACGCAGGAACGCGATCGCGACCATCGTGCCCCACACGGCATAGAGCAGGCCGTCGTGCGTCTTCCACGCCGACAGCAGCACGGCCAGCGAAATGGCGACCGAACCGACGAACAGAGTCCGGCGCTCGGTGTAGAGCGAATCCACGAGGGGCGCGTACACCTCGATCGGGAGATCGGCTGTGCGCCGGGAACGCCTGAACTGCAAATTGAACATAAGTCGCCGCGACTAAAAGGAATTTGCACGGCAACACTTGACCGATTTCTCTAAAAATTCCCTTCAGGTTTTGCCGACAAATCGGATCATTGTCAGCATCGGGCGCCGCAGCCCCTGATTTGAATTGACGAGC
The sequence above is drawn from the Bauldia sp. genome and encodes:
- a CDS encoding molybdopterin-dependent oxidoreductase → MATRGFFGRRPSAEDAVRLPPGQYKEEGFPVLSAGPTPRVTHEDWKFTLKVGPKPIKTWNWTEFNALPQIKMHKDIHCVTKWSKFDTNWAGVTIEDILDDAGLEPPTQYTLAHSFDGYTTNVPYKDLTGEQAMVATSYEGAPIAPDHGGPARLFVPHLYFWKSAKWVNGLQFTDIDEAGFWELRGYHIYGDPWKEQRFTGDP
- a CDS encoding nucleoside hydrolase gives rise to the protein MRRRIIIDSDLGQDDAVAILLALASPDELEVLGIVAVAGNVPLAHSERNARRMVELAGRPEVPVYAGCMRPMMRALRTAEHVHGRTGLDGAELPEPTVALQPKHGVDFIIDTLRAAEAGSVTLCALGPLTDIGMALVKAPDIARHIREIVMMGGAYFEVGNITPAAEFNIFVDPEAADVVMKSGIPIVMSPLDLTHRLLTTPERIDAFAKLGNRTGPIVAGLLSFFERFDRTKYGSIGAPLHDPTVIAYLLKPDLFAGKTVNVSIETSSLLTLGMTVTDWWQITDRPRNVHYLRDGDADGFYALLTERLRRLP
- a CDS encoding acyl-homoserine-lactone synthase, giving the protein MAAPAVASPLSLAERIQSFLKRVEYRRAETDEAREAIFRLRYDAYLKEGAIQPSFGRRLSDRYDDLDNAWLIGIYLDGRLCSSIRIHVGSPDYPDMVAADVFGDFVKPELEAGKVIVDPTRFVVDPAMAGRNPELPYVTVRIGHMAAEYFEADIVLATVRQEHRAFYKKVFGHVSVCEPREYPLLVKPLGLMMLDVNASRPIINSRYPFFVSGQAERAQVFGPRPGWAPERRIASATGDAQALVG
- a CDS encoding DMT family transporter, encoding MLKGVAAGFLAYGLFSASDASTKALGGTLSVFEILFFLTLASFSTFAFAKPKDEAWPDMWRINNPRLVLIRNASGIVGSFFAVYSFTTLPLPEAYSLLFLMPAFVTIFSIPILGEEVGWRRWLAVIVGFGGVLLVVRPGFRELHLGHLTAIVGAALGAVSLITLRMIGRSEKRITMLASLYVMALIADGALMIFNFRVPGWHEVAIFTLGGFLGGIGQIAMLTATRYAPSNRVAPAQYSQMLWAILYGALFFHNFPDPIAFVGIALVVASGLFTFVREEQLYGWSRRTFLLRTRQ
- a CDS encoding NAD(P)-dependent oxidoreductase, encoding MIVVTGGSGKLGRVCVRDLMDHGYEVTNIDMVPPRDAGVRFSRADITDFGQAMAALSMIDERVAKVTGVVHLAAIPAPGLAPNHTTFGVNTLSTYNIFEAARQLGIRNVVWASSETVYGIPYPKGPAYAPVDEEIQHPETAYSLSKAIGEEMAKQFCRWDPRLKIVGLRFSNVMEPHDYENFPGFNKSARLRHWNLWTYIDARDGAQAIRLALQAKLAGAHVFGIANADSVMTRANESLLDEVFPNTTRKRPLKPNESLISIAKAEKVLGYKPQFAWRKQVAKAKSKPKATAKPKR
- a CDS encoding EAL domain-containing protein; this translates as MYAPLVDSLYTERRTLFVGSVAISLAVLLSAWKTHDGLLYAVWGTMVAIAFLRAIDMSIYAHQRPQMTRMEVARHWELRYVTGAATFMGMLGVWCLVVFATTNDPFLYMMSISGTIAYMIGISGRNFGSARLVAVLILVDGIPVVVALLLPFDLYYTASAVLIAAFFISFKFISDRLRRTLLDAVIAARDVAVLAARFDTALNNMPHGLCMFDADRRVVVTNKRLGEILGLAARGDRKGQTVRELVLDCVEAGTILRSELDRLATDIEARLRGIQNTGFTIQKQDGRTLSLTFQQMANGGSVVLIEDITERKSAEMRISHLARYDSLTGLPNRMFLREQMDKTLAAAGSNPVAVMFVDLDQFKQVNDTLGHPRGDVLLRAVADRLRHLVRASDIVARFGGDEFVVVQSPIAGAEDAAHLARRIVSALSDTYEVDGHQVVIGASVGIALSPRDATGPDHLLKIADMALYWAKADQRGTFRFFEPEMDIRAHARRTLELDLRNALANSSFQVFYQPLFDLKTKRISTCEALVRWPHPLRGMISPAEFIPVAEEMGLIVDLGKWVLTEACKTCATWPADVRVAVNLSANQFRRGNVVKTIQEALAETNLDPSRLEIEITESVLFQDTKATRAILHELRDFGVRISLDDFGTGYSSLSYLQSLPLNKVKIDRSFLEGLETGDRALVLLRGIAKLSAELGLAVTVEGIETAEQLALIAAEESVTEAQGWLFAPALPAKEVRLLLDSTIPQMLERVA
- a CDS encoding FAD-binding oxidoreductase, translating into MNVVQPERLIWQEATVSRIVDETATVKSYFLAPKNWPGFLAGQHVDVRLTAPDGYQAQRSYSIGSAPESPEVELVIEKLDTGEVSPFFHDIVQTGDTVELRGPIGGHFTWQKKDGGPLLLVGGGSGVVPMMSILRHRMNVAPEVKTVLLYSVRRYTDIIFREEIFARVEQDPNVSIFVTVTRETPNDPRVRTGRIDDRLVADVFEKLGGMPRRAYVCGANAFVDVASRLLLDMDVPFPAIKTERYGGDPAREGGAGQAVPEA
- a CDS encoding aldo/keto reductase; the protein is MQYTRLGTTGTTVSRICLGMMTYGSKTSREWMMEEADARPLIKKAVDLGFTFFDTADVYSTGVSEEITGRALKDFAPPREEIVVATKVNGAMGNGGNMRGLSRKHILQAIDASLSRLGMDYVDLYQIHRFDPATPMEETLEALTDVVKAGKALYIGASSMYAWQFAQYLALAEREGLSRFVTMQNHYNLIYREEEREMLPLCRKEGIGVIPWSPLARGLLTRPRAESDATLRAKTDEFGHSLYKRDGGDADVIDKVTEVAKKRGVPNAQVALAWLLAQPGVTAPIIGASKAAHLDDAVAALDIKLEADELKALAEPYLPHAVLGHT